Below is a genomic region from Prunus persica cultivar Lovell chromosome G3, Prunus_persica_NCBIv2, whole genome shotgun sequence.
GTATGTGGATCAGATTTAGGGGTCTAGGGCTCGAGGTTtcggacttcaagcccttacttaattattatatatgagTGGAACTTCGGTCCCTCATTGTACATGAATTataactttgattttttttttcttcataaaattAATATGTTATTGTGGAGTAAagtaataaattaaatacaaaattagtaaaatactCATTTCTAGacataaaactataaatatgcCCTATTCTATTTAATGTAcataaacacacccaaaataaactcaaaaattgacAGTTGtcgattttttaaatttaatagtaATGTTGGATTATTGTTTTGCCCTTTTTCCCAGCTCCGAGGCTCAATTAAGATAATCGACAATTGACCCTTCAAAATCTTGGAGCTGGTCTATGAGAAATTAAGGAGCGCTCGATTTAACTAACCTCCCCGTCGGAGCCGCAGCTCTAATTTTCATTGCTTTCTGGATCTCTTACTCGATTTCTCACAGATCTTGCAGCTATTTTCAGATCTCATAGCTCAATCTCTCGCATCTCAGTCACAGTCAAGGTCATTTTACAACTCAGGAGGTGGACTCGGGTCTTGATCCATGAGGCCGACTCTTTCCTCCACCGACAATGATGCTTTGAGGAGGCCTTTTCTTCGTTCAGTGAGATCATTGAATCGAAGATCATCAATGACCGTGAGACCGAGAGGTCTAAGGGCTTCGTCTTCGTCACTTTCAATAATGAGAAGGCCATGAGGGACGCGATTGAAGGCATAAACGGCCAGAACCTCGACGGTCGTAACATCACCATCAACGAGGCCCAGTCTCGTGGAAGCggggtggtggtggcagtAACGAAGGTTACAGCCGAGGAGGATATGGCAGTGTTGGCTACGAAGGTGGCGGTCATCGTGAAGGCAGTGGGGATAGCGTCTCGATGACGATTTGGTTTAGGCCACTTAGGTAATTTGTATTGATATTCATTTGAGTTttgaattgtgattttaattttttttttttttgtttgtttataatttggattGATTTCAAATTCGGTTTGGTTGTGAATTTGATCTTGTGTTTTGGTTTGAGCTGTGGTTAAAAATCTGTGATATTGGAttcaattttcatattaattgTGGTATCCTATTTCAGTTGAATCTGAGTATATTCGTGCTGGAATGGTGTTATTACATTACTCAGCTCAACAGCTCTTCTGTCTCAACTGTCAGTAGTCCTCATTCCTTCCTAGTTCCTAGTCATAATTGAGATACTACTGTCTTGCCTTGTTTTGCCCTTGCTCCTTACTTTATTGATGATGATTGATGTTGTCACATTAGCTGAAGCTAAAGCTGTATATGCTGCTAGTATTAACTATTGCATTTCATGCTCTTTGCTTTCCAAATTTCTAATGAATATGCATCTTGGTTGATGATAGTCTTAGATTgctcaatattttattaaaaaatactgtcattttccccattttggctatactttttgtttctcttttgccTTGCCTTTTTCATGTGAGAAGGAAGAGATTGCTCGCCGAGGGTGATTCAGACTAAGAATATTTATTGGTAGAAAACTATATGTTGAATAGATTCTGCATACAACAACTTATTTTAAACAATAGATGATTTGACCGAGCAATCTGTTTTAATGAATTATGCAAGCATGACATGACAAGTTGCTAGTGAGTTTGTTTCTTCACtttaagagcatctccactcATAAGGGCTAAGGCAAGGGTAAGGGCAAGTAAGGGctgtcactattcatatgaatagtggcagccttgccttttttggttccaccccaaaaggctagggcaagggcaagaaaaaaaaaagaatatgcaataaaatataaacttgttatgtatttatagggaaagtgaataaaattgttatgtatttatagggaaaacatccataatttttttggttttttttaaaaaaaattttcatttttttttccatttttttcaatttttttgactcgcTGATGTCAGCGTGACATCACCACTGACATCAGCAAACTCGGGCTGAAGCCCAGGCAAAATCTGCCCTTGGGCTTGCCCAGGCTGGTGGGACCCAGGACTTGCCCAGGCTGTAGGCGCTGCGCTGGAGGTCCAAAAGTGAAGAAATGGGCCTCTTGCCCTAGCTAGAAGAGCTGCGGTGGACATGCTCTAAGTGCGTATTAATTTGTGTGGAAGGAAGGCTTCAATTTTTCACGTTGTAGTGTACAATTGCATTCCTACCTTCCTATATACCGAATCAAAGATTAAGTAATTGAGAAATGGAAGACGATCCTGTAAAAGATCtaatattgatattttttttttcaatagaaCATATTAAACATctacaaaatgaaaaggaaaaacaacaaTTTATGAGGGTTGGGTTAGTTCTTGGAAATTCTGAGTTGGATTAGGTTTTTAGCTTagttgaattaattaatttttttaatatcaagGATTTACAACTCTCCCAAGGTTGTTTTGTGAGTTGACTGCAATTTTCATTGTAGACTTACTTTGCAGCTACATTGCTGTGAAAGATGAGCTTtttcaaaatagaaaaatagaaaaactaatTTTCATCTGCCCTGGACCATACTAAATACCTTTGAGTCTTTTAGTtctctgcttctttttcttaagaAGCTACAAGCTTGTTTAATTTATGTCTACTTTTTAGTCAAGAACAGCTCAAAAATTTTAGATTGACATTTCCTGTGGTCAAAGTCTTTGGGTCCTATCTTGGATCTGTTAATgcaataaattttcaattgagCTCTTTAGCATGTGTCAATTTTCACTGATGCAGGAACAACATTAGTCTAGATGTAATGAAGGTAACATTTTCAGTTAGTAGAAAACAGTCTCTAAAGCTTACTTTCAGAAGCTAAGAAGCTGTGCTATAGTGAGGTAGCTGGTTTACGAACATGGGATTTTTGCAGTTGTACACTTTTATTGTACATATTATGCAAAGGAAATGATGTAATTAACTTCTAGTAAGTGGTATGAATTGTTCATATCCTGCAACTGAGTTGATTTCTacgacatagtattaacaatgtacttctatgacataataTTAATAGATGTTTCAGTAACAAAGCATGCTCCATATTTTGCTCTATATATAGTTGTGCACTTAAAGTTTATGATATGCAGAATGTGATTTTTACTAGGAAGATAGTTCTATGacatgtacttttttttttccttgtaaatgtatttccttttgcttttgtgATTGTTTCTGGTGAAACTATGGACAATTAGAGGTGGTTTCTGCACAGGATATCGGATGTCTtgctgagttttttttttaaaatttatttttaaaattttttatttttgtgtgtgtgtgtgtgtgtgtatgaaatggtattaacaatgttttctatgaaatggtattaacaatgttttcTATGGAattgtattaacaatgtacttctatgaaatGGTTTGCGGAAGTTCGGTGCAGAAGGAAGGTTTGTGGGGACATGCCcttgtttttgtgattttttttaagttcggatttataaaaaaaaaaaatatgggctGGGTATGTTTATAAAGTGAATTCcgtattttgggttttttttaataaaattgggCTGGGGTTATTTTGGGtgctttttgagttttttttttttttttttgggcttgaTAGTGGCAGTGTTGTAATTTATTGGAACTTCAACActaatttgttatttaataaatgggttttgggtgtgtttataaAGCGTTTTCCATgtagggtttttttaaaaataatttcagcccatattttgggtatattagtgaatctccctaaaTTAAATGACCTACGaataaaataacttattttatatttatcacaggatattaatttttttagtacaaaagtgatagtctaaactatagaTGAACATGTACTCCAACAAGCAGAACAAGCATTAACAACCGATGAATTAGGTACTAATACTTAATTTAATAACACAACTTGCGTTGAGAAAAAGAACACTTTTTTCCCTACATAGTGACACCCATAAATCTTAGATAGTAACACTCATAATAAATCCCTAGATGGTAACATcaattgagaaagaaaaaaaaaaccctaatttataAATCCCTACATCAAAGTTTTGAAACAATCTTGCAGAATAATaattacaagaaaaagaagagtagaagaaaaaggaaaagcaaagaaagaaaaagttaaaatgGAGAAAAGAACTCACGTGAATCATGGATGTGGGTGTGGAGATGGAGCTTTGATGTTGGAGGATGGAGATGTGCATGTACACCTAACCTATAGGTGCACCACAAAGCTTCATCTTTCATGATGTGGGGCCATCCACATTTATATTTCAACAAACTactgtgtttttcttttcctaaaaCAGTGGCTGCAACCCCCAAATTACAGTCCTCTAATTCCAGCTCAAAGGCCCACAAACGATaaggaaaaccaaaaccaaaatggcTGAAAACCAAACAGTCCGTTTCGGCATTATAGGATGTGCCGGCATAGCTAGAAAAGTGGCTCGAGCCATAAAGCTCGCACCGAATTCCACCCTCTACGCCATTGCCAGCCGTTCGATCGAGAAAGCCCAGAAATTCGCCGGCAACAATGGATTATCTGGGACCGTCAAGACCTACGGGAGCTATGATCAGCTGCTGGATGACCCATGTGTAGATGCAGTGTACATGCCCCTTCCCACTAGTCTTCATCTGCACTGGGCAGTGTTAGCTGCCCAAAAGAAGAAGCACTTGCTGCTGGAAAAACCAACGGCTCTTGATGTGGGCGAGCTTGATCAGATATTGGAAGCATGTGAATCCAACGGTGTACAGTTCATGGATGGGAGCATGTGGCTGCATCACCCTAGGACAGCCAAATTGAAGGAGCTCATCTCTGAATCCAACCATTTTGGTCAAATTAACATTGTAAGCATTTTGGTCAAATGAATTATTTTCAGGTGATTATCGTTACaagtcttttatttttttgttgtgtatGCATTTTAGATCCGTAGCACATCGACAAAGTCAGTAACCCAGGATTTTCGG
It encodes:
- the LOC109948107 gene encoding 28 kDa ribonucleoprotein, chloroplastic-like; amino-acid sequence: MRVNSSGDIPGGRKYQEKTILKKILQLFSDLIAQSLASQSQSSEIIESKIINDRETERSKGFVFVTFNNEKAMRDAIEGINGQNLDGRNITINEAQSRGSGVVVAVTKVTAEEDMAVLATKVAVIVKAVGIASR